The Camelus dromedarius isolate mCamDro1 chromosome 1, mCamDro1.pat, whole genome shotgun sequence genome has a window encoding:
- the TRMT10A gene encoding tRNA methyltransferase 10 homolog A isoform X2, giving the protein MSSEMLPAVSGTSNDEKKQDLSEDQEENQKPGLGERFEPISKRQMKKLMKQKQWEEQRELRKQKRKEKRKRKQLERQCQLESNTDGSDRKRIRRDVVHSTLRLIVDCSFDSLMVLKDIKKLHKQIQRCYAENRRALHPVQFYLTSHGGQLKKNMDENDKGWVNWKDIHIKPEHYSEFIKKEDLIYLTSDSPNILKELDESKAYIIGGLVDHNHHKGLTYKQASDHGIDHAQLPLGDFVKMNSRKVLAVNHVFEIILEYLETRDWQEAFFTILPQRKGAVPTDKACESSSHDKKLAQVEDGLNSDSSEEENSTNLLDSPHEEEKQDKENGTEPTVNSIPH; this is encoded by the exons ATGtcatctgaaatgttaccagcaGTTAGTGGGACTTCTAATGATGAAAAAAAACAAGACTTAAGTGAAGACCAGGAGGAGAACCAGAAGCCAGGATTAGGTGAAAGGTTTGAACCCATATCTAAAAGGCAAATGAAGAAGCTCATGAAACAGAAACAATGGGAAGAGCAACGAGAACTCCGCAA ACAAAAGCGGAAGGAAAAACGCAAGAGAAAGCAGTTAGAGCGACAGTGTCAACTGGAATCAAATACAGATGGAAGTGACAGAAAACGTATTCGAAGAGACGTTGTTCACAGCACACTCCGCCTTATCGTTGACTGCAGTTTTGACAGCTTGATGGTACTAAAG GACATTAAGAAACTTCATAAGCAGATTCAACGATGTTATGCAGAAAATCGACGAGCACTGCATCCTGTTCAG ttttacttGACAAGCCATGGAGGCCaattgaaaaagaacatggatgAAAATGACAAAGGATGGGTCAACTGGAAG GACATCCACATCAAACCAGAGCACTATAGTGAATTTATAAAGAAAGAAGACCTGATTTATCTTACATCAGATTCACCTAATATACTAAAGGAATTAGATGAATCAAAGGCCTATATAATTGGAGGATTAGTAGATCACAACCATCATAAG GGACTCACATATAAACAAGCATCTGATCATGGAATTGATCATGCACAGCTCCCCCTTGGAGATTTTGTGAAGATGAATAGTAGAAAAGTTTTGGCAGTTAATCATG TGTTTGAGATTATTCTGGAATACTTGGAAACAAGAGACTGGCAAGAAGCATTTTTCACTATCTTACCCCAAAGGAAAGGAGCTGTTCCCACAGACAAAGCCTGTGAAAGTTCTTCACATGACAAAAAATTAGCCCAAGTTGAAGATGGATTGAACAGTGATTCCAGTGAGGAGGAAAATAGTACAAATTTACTAGATTCACCAcatgaggaagaaaaacaggatAAAGAAAACGGCACTGAACCTACAGTGAACTCTATACCACACtaa
- the TRMT10A gene encoding tRNA methyltransferase 10 homolog A isoform X1 gives MTANNKHQIMSSEMLPAVSGTSNDEKKQDLSEDQEENQKPGLGERFEPISKRQMKKLMKQKQWEEQRELRKQKRKEKRKRKQLERQCQLESNTDGSDRKRIRRDVVHSTLRLIVDCSFDSLMVLKDIKKLHKQIQRCYAENRRALHPVQFYLTSHGGQLKKNMDENDKGWVNWKDIHIKPEHYSEFIKKEDLIYLTSDSPNILKELDESKAYIIGGLVDHNHHKGLTYKQASDHGIDHAQLPLGDFVKMNSRKVLAVNHVFEIILEYLETRDWQEAFFTILPQRKGAVPTDKACESSSHDKKLAQVEDGLNSDSSEEENSTNLLDSPHEEEKQDKENGTEPTVNSIPH, from the exons ATGACTGCCAATAAT AAGCATCAAATAATGtcatctgaaatgttaccagcaGTTAGTGGGACTTCTAATGATGAAAAAAAACAAGACTTAAGTGAAGACCAGGAGGAGAACCAGAAGCCAGGATTAGGTGAAAGGTTTGAACCCATATCTAAAAGGCAAATGAAGAAGCTCATGAAACAGAAACAATGGGAAGAGCAACGAGAACTCCGCAA ACAAAAGCGGAAGGAAAAACGCAAGAGAAAGCAGTTAGAGCGACAGTGTCAACTGGAATCAAATACAGATGGAAGTGACAGAAAACGTATTCGAAGAGACGTTGTTCACAGCACACTCCGCCTTATCGTTGACTGCAGTTTTGACAGCTTGATGGTACTAAAG GACATTAAGAAACTTCATAAGCAGATTCAACGATGTTATGCAGAAAATCGACGAGCACTGCATCCTGTTCAG ttttacttGACAAGCCATGGAGGCCaattgaaaaagaacatggatgAAAATGACAAAGGATGGGTCAACTGGAAG GACATCCACATCAAACCAGAGCACTATAGTGAATTTATAAAGAAAGAAGACCTGATTTATCTTACATCAGATTCACCTAATATACTAAAGGAATTAGATGAATCAAAGGCCTATATAATTGGAGGATTAGTAGATCACAACCATCATAAG GGACTCACATATAAACAAGCATCTGATCATGGAATTGATCATGCACAGCTCCCCCTTGGAGATTTTGTGAAGATGAATAGTAGAAAAGTTTTGGCAGTTAATCATG TGTTTGAGATTATTCTGGAATACTTGGAAACAAGAGACTGGCAAGAAGCATTTTTCACTATCTTACCCCAAAGGAAAGGAGCTGTTCCCACAGACAAAGCCTGTGAAAGTTCTTCACATGACAAAAAATTAGCCCAAGTTGAAGATGGATTGAACAGTGATTCCAGTGAGGAGGAAAATAGTACAAATTTACTAGATTCACCAcatgaggaagaaaaacaggatAAAGAAAACGGCACTGAACCTACAGTGAACTCTATACCACACtaa